In the Staphylococcus condimenti genome, one interval contains:
- the hisS gene encoding histidine--tRNA ligase codes for MIKIPRGTQDILPDQSRKWRYIETKLDELMELYNYKEIRTPIFESTDLFARGVGDSTDVVQKEMYTFKDKGDRSITLRPEGTAAVVRSYIENKMQGDPNQPIKLYYNGPMFRYERKQKGRYRQFNQFGVEAIGAQDPSIDAEILAMVMHIYQSFGLKHLKLVINSVGDFDSRKEYNKALIEHFEPVIDTFCNDCQARLYTNPMRILDCKVDRDKEAVKTAPRITDYLNEESKEYFNQVKQYLDDLNIPYVEDPNLVRGLDYYTHTAFELMIDSPDYDGAITTLCGGGRYNGLLELLDGPKQTGIGFALSIERLLLALEEEGIEIEEDEHLDLFIVTMGEKADRYAVNLLNDLRHHGIKADKDYLKRKIKGQMKQANRVGAEYTIVIGDQELEDGNIDIKHMDSGESDSIHLADLVSYFENKKEKQGEK; via the coding sequence CAGATCAAAGTAGAAAATGGAGATATATCGAGACTAAACTTGATGAATTAATGGAATTATATAATTATAAAGAAATTCGTACACCTATTTTTGAAAGCACTGATTTATTCGCAAGAGGTGTGGGTGACTCTACAGATGTAGTTCAAAAAGAAATGTATACTTTTAAAGATAAAGGTGATAGAAGTATCACACTTCGTCCAGAAGGAACAGCAGCGGTTGTGCGATCATATATTGAAAACAAAATGCAAGGTGATCCAAATCAACCTATTAAACTTTACTACAATGGACCGATGTTTCGTTATGAACGTAAACAAAAAGGGCGCTATCGACAATTTAATCAATTTGGTGTAGAAGCGATTGGTGCGCAAGATCCAAGTATTGATGCAGAAATTCTTGCTATGGTGATGCATATTTATCAATCATTCGGTTTGAAACACCTTAAACTAGTAATTAATAGTGTGGGTGATTTTGATTCACGCAAAGAATATAATAAAGCGTTGATTGAACATTTTGAACCTGTCATTGATACTTTCTGTAATGATTGTCAAGCGCGTTTGTATACAAATCCAATGCGTATACTAGATTGTAAAGTAGATAGAGATAAAGAAGCGGTAAAAACAGCGCCACGCATCACTGATTACTTGAATGAAGAATCAAAAGAATATTTCAACCAAGTGAAACAATATTTAGATGACTTGAATATTCCATATGTTGAAGATCCAAACTTAGTTCGTGGTCTGGATTATTATACACACACTGCTTTTGAATTGATGATTGATAGTCCTGATTATGATGGTGCCATTACTACTTTATGTGGAGGAGGCCGTTATAATGGTCTGCTCGAATTATTAGATGGACCAAAACAAACTGGTATTGGTTTTGCTTTAAGTATCGAACGCTTATTATTGGCTTTAGAAGAAGAAGGTATAGAAATCGAAGAAGATGAACACTTAGATTTATTCATTGTAACAATGGGTGAAAAAGCCGATAGATATGCAGTTAATCTATTAAACGATTTACGTCATCACGGTATCAAAGCTGATAAAGATTATTTGAAACGAAAAATTAAAGGTCAAATGAAACAAGCAAACCGAGTAGGGGCAGAATATACAATTGTTATCGGCGATCAAGAACTTGAAGATGGCAATATTGATATAAAACATATGGATAGCGGAGAATCTGATTCTATTCATTTAGCTGACTTAGTTTCTTATTTTGAAAATAAGAAAGAAAAACAAGGAGAGAAGTAA
- the aspS gene encoding aspartate--tRNA ligase yields MSKRTTYCGLVTEDLLGQRVTLKGWVHNRRDLGGLIFVDLRDREGYVQIVFNPDFSKEALEIAESIRSEYVIEVEGTVTKRDPETVNPKINTGNVEVQVDHIHIINKAQTPPFSINDENQQVDENIRLKYRYLDLRRQELAQTIKMRHQITRSVREFLDGDGFFDIETPVLTKSTPEGARDYLVPSRVHEGQFYALPQSPQLFKQLLMISGFDKYYQIVKCFRDEDLRADRQPEFTQVDVEMSFVDQEDVMEMGEALLKKVVKDVKGVELTEQFPRMTYAEAMSRYGSDKPDTRFDMELKDVSELGRTMDFKVFKDTVEKGGEVKALAAKGAADKYTRKDMDTLTEFVNIYGAKGLAWVKVVEDGFSGPIARFFEDKDIEKVKELTGAEPGDLVMFVADKPSVVAQSLGALRVKLAHELGLIDNNKLNFLWVTDWPLLEYDEDEKRYVAAHHPFTSPKDEDLDKLDSAPEKAQAKAYDIVLNGYELGGGSIRIHNADIQSKMFEVLGFTKEQAQEQFGFLLDAFKYGAPPHGGIALGLDRFVMLLAGRNNLRDTIAFPKTASAVSLMTQAPSEVSDKQLEELSLRIRH; encoded by the coding sequence ATGAGTAAAAGAACAACATATTGTGGTCTAGTAACAGAAGATTTATTAGGACAGCGTGTCACATTAAAAGGTTGGGTTCATAACCGCAGAGATTTAGGTGGATTAATTTTCGTAGATTTACGTGACCGAGAAGGTTATGTACAAATCGTATTTAACCCTGACTTTTCAAAAGAAGCATTAGAAATTGCAGAATCTATTCGTAGTGAATATGTAATTGAAGTTGAAGGTACAGTTACAAAACGTGATCCAGAAACAGTAAACCCTAAAATCAATACAGGTAACGTGGAAGTACAAGTAGATCATATTCATATCATTAACAAAGCACAAACACCTCCATTTTCAATTAATGATGAAAACCAACAAGTGGATGAAAACATCCGTCTAAAATATCGTTATTTAGACCTAAGAAGACAAGAACTTGCACAAACTATTAAAATGCGCCATCAAATTACACGTTCAGTACGTGAATTCTTAGATGGAGATGGATTCTTTGATATCGAAACTCCTGTATTAACAAAATCTACACCAGAAGGTGCACGAGACTACTTAGTACCATCTCGTGTTCATGAAGGGCAATTTTATGCATTGCCGCAATCTCCGCAATTATTTAAACAATTGTTAATGATCAGCGGTTTCGATAAATATTATCAAATCGTTAAATGCTTCCGTGATGAAGATTTACGTGCAGATAGACAACCTGAATTCACTCAAGTCGACGTAGAAATGAGCTTCGTTGATCAAGAAGATGTTATGGAAATGGGTGAAGCATTACTTAAAAAAGTAGTGAAAGATGTTAAAGGTGTTGAACTTACTGAGCAATTCCCACGCATGACATATGCAGAAGCAATGTCACGTTATGGTTCAGACAAACCTGATACTCGTTTTGATATGGAATTAAAAGACGTTTCTGAACTTGGACGTACTATGGATTTCAAAGTATTTAAAGATACTGTTGAAAAAGGCGGAGAAGTTAAAGCACTTGCTGCAAAAGGCGCTGCAGATAAATATACACGTAAAGATATGGACACTTTAACAGAATTTGTAAATATTTATGGTGCAAAAGGTTTAGCTTGGGTTAAAGTTGTTGAAGATGGCTTTAGCGGCCCAATTGCACGCTTCTTCGAAGATAAAGATATTGAAAAAGTTAAAGAATTAACTGGTGCTGAACCAGGAGACTTAGTGATGTTCGTAGCTGACAAACCAAGTGTTGTAGCTCAAAGTTTAGGTGCATTACGTGTGAAATTAGCACATGAATTAGGACTAATCGATAATAACAAACTTAACTTCCTATGGGTAACAGATTGGCCGTTACTTGAATATGATGAAGATGAAAAACGCTATGTTGCAGCACATCATCCATTCACATCACCTAAAGATGAAGATTTGGATAAATTAGATTCTGCACCTGAAAAAGCACAAGCCAAAGCGTATGATATCGTCTTAAATGGTTATGAACTTGGCGGCGGCTCTATCAGAATTCATAATGCAGATATCCAATCAAAAATGTTTGAAGTACTTGGATTCACAAAAGAACAAGCACAAGAACAATTCGGCTTCTTATTAGATGCCTTTAAATATGGTGCACCACCACATGGCGGAATTGCATTAGGTTTAGACCGCTTCGTAATGCTGCTTGCTGGACGTAATAACTTGCGTGATACAATTGCATTCCCTAAAACAGCATCAGCAGTTTCATTAATGACACAAGCACCAAGCGAAGTTTCAGATAAACAATTAGAGGAACTATCACTACGCATTCGTCATTAA
- a CDS encoding tRNA threonylcarbamoyladenosine dehydratase, with protein MKHQFSRNELAYGKEGLDLLKKQTVAVLGVGGVGSFAAEALARTNIGHIILIDKDDVDITNVNRQLHALTTTIGQSKVTLMEERIKLINPDCKVTSLHMFYNEDTYEALFNDYDIDYFIDASDTIMYKVHLMKECLKRDVKLISSMGAANKTDPTRFQVADISKTNTDPIAKIIRQKLKKDGIKKGVPVVFSDESPIVIREDVKETVGDKNAATRKGQIPPSSNAFVPSVVGLISAGYVINDILKDIPVTRIKDRKQDK; from the coding sequence ATGAAGCATCAATTTTCACGCAATGAATTGGCCTATGGCAAGGAAGGATTAGATTTACTCAAAAAACAAACTGTCGCAGTATTAGGTGTCGGCGGTGTAGGATCTTTTGCTGCAGAAGCACTTGCTAGAACTAATATCGGCCATATTATTTTAATAGACAAAGATGATGTTGACATCACTAATGTCAATCGTCAGCTACATGCATTAACCACTACAATCGGTCAAAGTAAAGTAACATTAATGGAAGAACGTATTAAATTAATTAACCCAGATTGTAAAGTGACATCATTGCATATGTTTTATAATGAAGATACGTATGAAGCATTATTTAATGACTATGATATAGATTATTTTATCGATGCCAGTGATACGATTATGTACAAAGTACATTTGATGAAAGAATGTTTGAAACGTGATGTTAAACTTATTTCTAGTATGGGCGCTGCTAACAAAACAGATCCGACTAGATTCCAAGTTGCAGATATTTCTAAAACAAATACAGATCCAATCGCTAAAATTATCCGTCAAAAACTGAAAAAAGATGGTATTAAAAAAGGTGTACCTGTGGTTTTTTCTGATGAAAGCCCTATTGTGATTCGTGAAGATGTAAAAGAAACTGTTGGTGATAAAAATGCAGCAACAAGAAAAGGGCAAATTCCACCTTCATCAAATGCATTTGTTCCAAGTGTAGTAGGATTGATTTCTGCGGGTTATGTAATTAACGATATTTTAAAAGATATACCCGTTACGCGTATTAAAGATCGTAAACAAGATAAATAA
- a CDS encoding replication-associated recombination protein A yields the protein MNNEPLASRMRPQNLDEIISQQHLVGPKGIIRRMVDSKRLTSMIFYGPPGIGKTSIAKAIAGSTQFKFRQLNAVTNTKKDMQMVVEEAKMSGQVILLLDEIHRLDKAKQDFLLPHLENGKIVLIGATTSNPYHAINPAIRSRAQIFELYPLDENDIRTALERALSEKDRGLAEYNVNIDDDALQYFSTQSQGDVRAALNALELAVLSTKPDENGEVHITLQDAEDCLQKGSFMSDKDGDMHYDVMSAFQKSIRGSDTDAALHYLARLIEAGDLPTIARRLLVISYEDIGLASPGAGQRTLAAIEAAERLGFPEARIPLSQAVIELCLSPKSNSGITAIDAALSDIRKGHAGQVPDHIKDGHYASAKKLGRAIGYQYPHNSENGFIPQQYLPDKLKNRQYYHPKSTSKAEQQFKQVYDNISKQQKNL from the coding sequence TTGAATAATGAACCTCTAGCTTCAAGAATGCGTCCACAGAACCTGGATGAGATTATTTCACAACAGCACCTTGTCGGCCCAAAAGGAATTATTAGACGAATGGTTGATTCGAAACGTCTCACATCCATGATTTTCTATGGTCCGCCAGGAATCGGCAAAACAAGTATTGCAAAAGCCATTGCAGGTTCTACCCAATTCAAATTCAGACAGCTCAATGCTGTTACCAATACAAAAAAAGACATGCAAATGGTAGTTGAAGAAGCCAAAATGTCTGGCCAAGTTATTTTATTGTTAGATGAAATTCATAGATTAGATAAAGCTAAACAAGATTTCTTATTACCTCATTTAGAAAATGGCAAGATTGTTTTAATCGGTGCTACGACTTCTAACCCTTATCATGCTATCAATCCTGCTATTCGTTCTAGAGCCCAAATCTTTGAACTTTATCCTTTAGATGAAAATGATATTCGTACTGCATTAGAACGTGCACTTTCTGAAAAAGATCGTGGTTTAGCTGAATATAATGTCAATATTGATGATGACGCGCTTCAGTATTTCTCAACTCAAAGCCAAGGCGACGTAAGAGCTGCGTTAAATGCATTAGAACTTGCCGTATTAAGTACAAAACCAGATGAAAATGGTGAAGTTCATATTACATTGCAAGATGCAGAAGATTGTTTGCAAAAAGGCAGTTTCATGAGTGATAAAGATGGAGATATGCACTATGATGTAATGAGTGCATTCCAAAAATCGATACGCGGCAGTGATACAGATGCAGCTTTACATTATTTAGCACGCTTAATAGAAGCCGGCGACTTGCCAACTATTGCGAGAAGATTACTTGTTATCAGTTATGAAGATATAGGTTTGGCATCACCTGGAGCAGGACAACGAACATTGGCAGCAATTGAAGCTGCAGAACGTTTAGGTTTTCCAGAAGCACGAATTCCACTAAGCCAGGCTGTCATCGAATTGTGCTTGTCACCTAAATCTAATTCTGGTATCACAGCCATTGATGCTGCATTATCTGATATTCGCAAAGGACATGCTGGTCAAGTTCCTGACCATATTAAAGACGGTCATTATGCCAGTGCTAAAAAGTTAGGAAGAGCCATTGGTTATCAATATCCGCATAACTCTGAAAATGGTTTTATACCACAACAATATTTACCGGATAAATTAAAAAACAGACAATATTACCATCCTAAATCTACGTCTAAAGCTGAACAGCAATTTAAACAGGTATATGATAATATTTCTAAACAGCAAAAGAACTTATAA
- the cymR gene encoding cysteine metabolism transcriptional regulator CymR — protein sequence MKISTKGRYGLTLMISLAKREGQGCVSLKTIAEENNLSDLYLEQLVGPLRNAGLIRSVRGAKGGYQLRVPADEIKAGDIIRLLEGPISFVESIDSEPPAQKELWLRMRDAVREVLDGTTLKYLVEFNDSDKLDNYMFYI from the coding sequence ATGAAAATTTCAACAAAAGGGAGATATGGTCTGACCTTGATGATTTCTCTTGCTAAAAGAGAAGGGCAAGGTTGTGTATCATTAAAGACAATAGCTGAAGAGAATAATCTTAGTGATCTATACTTAGAGCAATTAGTTGGACCGTTAAGAAATGCTGGGTTAATTAGAAGTGTCCGCGGTGCAAAAGGCGGATATCAACTTCGTGTACCAGCTGATGAGATAAAAGCAGGCGATATTATCCGTCTATTAGAAGGCCCGATTTCATTTGTTGAAAGTATAGATTCTGAACCACCAGCTCAAAAAGAATTGTGGTTACGTATGCGCGATGCAGTCAGAGAAGTACTTGATGGTACAACGCTTAAATACTTAGTGGAATTTAATGATTCTGATAAACTCGATAATTATATGTTTTATATTTAA
- a CDS encoding CsbD family protein, which yields MANNEENKFEQAKGNVKETVGNATDNKDLEKEGKADKTSGKMNEKIDEVADKAKNFTDKLKDKFNKDK from the coding sequence ATGGCTAATAATGAAGAGAATAAATTTGAACAAGCCAAAGGCAATGTTAAAGAAACAGTAGGAAACGCTACTGATAATAAAGATTTAGAAAAAGAAGGCAAAGCAGATAAAACATCTGGTAAAATGAACGAAAAAATCGATGAAGTTGCTGATAAAGCAAAAAACTTCACTGATAAATTAAAAGATAAATTTAATAAAGATAAGTAA
- a CDS encoding LLM class flavin-dependent oxidoreductase, which translates to MSDIKLSALNLVPIREGGDEKEAIDDMVTLAQNLDKLDYERYWIAEHHNAPNLVSSATVLLIQHTLEHTSKIRVGSGGIMLPNHAPLVVAEQFGTLETIYPNRVDLGLGRAPGTDMMTASALRRDQHNGVYAFPEEVAQLKKFFGPENQQGYVRAYPAVDKNVPLYILGSSTDSAHLAARQGLPYVFAGHFAPQQMKEAIAIYKELFEPSDVLDKPYVIVCLNAIVAETDEEAKKLSTTLAQVMISIARGRMEPLQPPVDDLASVLTPAELQMAEKRAQDSLIGSEETVKAQIEDFIDFYGEIDELMAISYIYDKDKQIDSFKRLKKIIKDL; encoded by the coding sequence GTGAGTGATATAAAACTTTCAGCTTTAAACTTAGTACCTATTCGCGAAGGCGGAGATGAAAAAGAAGCAATCGATGATATGGTGACTCTTGCTCAAAATTTAGATAAATTAGATTATGAACGTTACTGGATTGCAGAACATCACAATGCGCCTAATTTAGTAAGCTCTGCAACTGTATTGCTGATTCAACATACATTAGAACATACTTCAAAAATACGTGTGGGCTCTGGAGGAATTATGCTTCCAAACCACGCACCATTAGTAGTGGCTGAACAATTCGGTACATTAGAAACAATTTACCCGAATCGTGTAGACTTAGGTTTAGGAAGAGCCCCTGGTACTGACATGATGACAGCAAGTGCATTAAGACGCGATCAGCATAATGGTGTTTATGCTTTTCCTGAGGAAGTTGCACAATTAAAAAAATTCTTTGGTCCTGAAAATCAACAAGGCTACGTAAGAGCTTATCCAGCTGTTGATAAAAATGTACCTTTATATATTCTCGGTTCTTCAACAGATTCAGCCCACTTAGCAGCAAGACAAGGGTTGCCTTATGTATTTGCTGGTCACTTCGCTCCACAGCAGATGAAAGAAGCGATTGCGATTTATAAAGAATTATTTGAGCCTTCTGATGTACTCGATAAACCATACGTTATTGTATGTTTGAATGCTATCGTAGCAGAAACAGATGAAGAAGCGAAAAAATTATCTACTACTTTAGCACAAGTGATGATTAGTATTGCACGAGGCAGAATGGAGCCGCTTCAACCGCCAGTTGATGATTTAGCATCTGTTTTAACACCTGCTGAATTACAAATGGCTGAAAAACGTGCTCAAGACTCTTTAATCGGCTCAGAAGAAACAGTCAAAGCACAAATCGAAGACTTTATTGATTTCTATGGTGAAATTGATGAGTTGATGGCTATCAGCTACATTTATGACAAAGACAAACAAATCGACTCATTCAAACGCTTGAAAAAAATAATTAAAGACTTATAA
- a CDS encoding cysteine desulfurase family protein, whose product MEVYADYAATTPIKPEVIDKMMEMYQHHYGNPSSIHSVGRDARQYLDASRREIASYIGAKPNEVVFTSGATESNNTAIKGLAYANQHKGKHIITSKIEHHSVLHVFEQLEKEGFEVTYLDVNQEGIIDLNQLKNVMREDTILMSIMFVNNEVGTVQPMYDIEEIVKQYDTLLHVDAVQAIEHLPIKFDEFEFDTMSVTAHKFGGPKGVGMLLVKEKTPIKFSQLGGSQETKRRAGTENMPQIAGMAEALKIADAQRDENNVHLMNLKELFLVQLQERSIPFEVNGSMTDTTGHILNLYFPFIDVETMLTLLDLANISVSSGSACTAGSTMPSHVLEAMYGEDPRTKQSIRFSFNELTTDLEIKYIVAEIQKIYHRFKEE is encoded by the coding sequence ATGGAAGTATATGCAGATTATGCAGCAACCACTCCTATAAAACCAGAAGTTATAGATAAAATGATGGAAATGTATCAACATCATTATGGCAATCCGTCATCCATTCATAGCGTCGGCAGAGATGCACGTCAATATTTAGATGCGTCACGTAGAGAAATTGCATCTTATATAGGTGCTAAGCCGAATGAAGTTGTTTTTACTAGTGGTGCAACAGAATCAAATAATACTGCAATTAAGGGTCTAGCGTATGCAAATCAACATAAAGGAAAGCATATCATTACTTCTAAGATTGAACATCATTCAGTATTGCATGTTTTTGAACAGCTTGAAAAAGAAGGTTTTGAAGTTACTTATTTAGATGTGAACCAAGAAGGTATTATTGATTTAAACCAATTAAAAAACGTGATGCGCGAAGATACGATTTTAATGTCTATAATGTTTGTGAATAATGAAGTCGGCACTGTCCAGCCGATGTATGACATAGAAGAAATTGTGAAGCAATACGATACACTGCTGCATGTAGATGCAGTACAAGCTATAGAGCATTTACCTATCAAATTTGACGAATTTGAATTTGATACAATGAGTGTCACTGCACATAAATTCGGAGGACCAAAGGGTGTAGGAATGCTGCTCGTGAAAGAGAAAACACCGATTAAGTTCTCACAACTTGGCGGTAGTCAAGAAACAAAACGTCGCGCAGGTACTGAAAATATGCCTCAAATTGCAGGTATGGCTGAAGCATTAAAAATCGCAGATGCACAACGTGATGAAAATAATGTGCATCTTATGAATTTGAAAGAATTATTTTTAGTACAACTCCAAGAACGCAGTATTCCATTTGAAGTAAATGGTTCTATGACAGATACAACAGGTCATATTTTAAATTTATACTTTCCGTTTATTGACGTGGAAACAATGCTGACTTTATTAGACTTAGCTAATATCAGTGTTTCATCTGGTTCGGCTTGTACAGCAGGGTCTACAATGCCTTCTCATGTATTAGAAGCAATGTATGGAGAAGACCCTAGAACAAAACAATCTATCCGTTTCAGTTTCAATGAATTAACAACTGACTTGGAAATTAAATATATCGTAGCAGAAATTCAAAAAATTTATCATAGATTTAAGGAGGAATAA
- the mnmA gene encoding tRNA 2-thiouridine(34) synthase MnmA has translation MSNQDTRVVVGMSGGVDSSVTAHLLKEQGYDVIGIFMKNWDDTDENGVCTATEDYNDVIAVCNQIGIPYYAVNFEQEYWDKVFTYFLDEYKKGRTPNPDVMCNKEIKFKAFLDHAMKLGADYVATGHYAQVRRDEDGNVEMLRGVDNNKDQTYFLNQLTQEQLSKVMFPLGGMEKSEVRRIAEEQDLATAKKKDSTGICFIGERNFKEFLSNYLPAQSGDMRTLNGKKMGTHSGLMYYTIGQRHGLGIGGDGDPWFVVGKNLEDNVLYVEQGFHHDALYSDYLIASDVSLVNDIDLTDGLECTAKFRYRQKDTKVTVTRIGENQIRVDFDEPVRAITPGQAVVLYDGDVCLGGATIDDVYKEAGQLTYIV, from the coding sequence TTGAGCAACCAAGATACAAGAGTTGTAGTAGGTATGTCTGGCGGTGTTGACAGTTCAGTTACAGCCCACTTACTGAAAGAACAAGGATATGATGTCATTGGTATCTTTATGAAAAACTGGGATGATACTGATGAAAATGGCGTTTGTACTGCAACTGAAGATTATAATGACGTAATAGCAGTTTGTAACCAAATCGGCATCCCATATTATGCTGTCAACTTTGAACAAGAATACTGGGATAAAGTATTTACTTATTTCCTAGATGAATATAAAAAAGGACGTACACCGAATCCTGATGTAATGTGTAACAAAGAAATTAAATTCAAAGCATTTTTAGATCATGCAATGAAATTAGGTGCTGACTATGTTGCAACAGGCCATTACGCGCAAGTAAGACGTGATGAAGATGGAAATGTTGAAATGCTGCGCGGTGTTGATAACAATAAGGATCAAACATATTTCTTAAATCAATTAACACAAGAACAGTTATCAAAAGTAATGTTTCCACTAGGCGGTATGGAAAAATCTGAAGTCCGTCGTATCGCAGAAGAACAAGACTTAGCAACAGCTAAGAAAAAAGATTCAACAGGTATCTGCTTTATCGGCGAACGCAATTTCAAAGAATTTTTATCTAACTATTTGCCAGCACAATCAGGTGATATGCGTACATTAAACGGCAAAAAAATGGGAACACATAGCGGATTGATGTATTATACAATCGGTCAACGTCATGGTTTAGGTATCGGCGGAGATGGAGACCCATGGTTTGTTGTAGGTAAAAATTTGGAAGATAATGTTTTATATGTAGAACAAGGATTCCATCACGATGCACTTTACAGCGATTACTTAATAGCTTCAGATGTATCACTTGTGAATGATATCGATTTAACAGATGGTTTAGAATGCACTGCGAAATTCAGATATCGTCAAAAAGATACAAAAGTTACAGTTACACGTATCGGAGAAAACCAAATCCGTGTTGATTTTGATGAACCTGTCCGTGCTATCACACCGGGACAAGCAGTTGTACTTTATGACGGTGATGTTTGCCTTGGCGGTGCAACAATCGATGATGTATATAAAGAAGCAGGACAATTAACATATATTGTTTAA
- a CDS encoding tetratricopeptide repeat protein, which yields MKQEAIYQLIKEGKFEEALKALFENIEENPEAIENYINSGILLAEAGEVEKAEKFFQKALTIDPDNGAIYYNLANVYYNAESFNDAIKLYQQALQKGVDEADTNYMIGMSFNQLGAFKEAMPFLMRASELDDKNDEEIQFQYGLVLCHLEIFDAAVEQLDKVLSQNPENTDALYNRGLAGYMKTENTEEAMPYFERAIEIDPKHLLSQHAIKMFKQLDQEEE from the coding sequence ATGAAACAAGAAGCAATCTATCAACTCATTAAAGAAGGTAAGTTTGAAGAAGCTTTAAAAGCACTTTTTGAAAATATTGAAGAAAACCCTGAAGCAATTGAAAATTATATCAACTCAGGTATATTGCTTGCTGAAGCAGGAGAAGTAGAAAAAGCAGAAAAATTTTTCCAAAAAGCTTTAACTATAGATCCAGACAATGGTGCGATTTATTATAATCTGGCTAATGTTTACTATAATGCTGAAAGTTTCAACGATGCGATTAAATTGTATCAGCAAGCCTTGCAAAAAGGTGTGGATGAAGCGGATACCAATTACATGATTGGTATGTCATTCAATCAATTAGGCGCATTTAAAGAAGCAATGCCGTTTTTAATGCGTGCATCAGAACTTGATGATAAAAACGATGAAGAAATCCAGTTTCAATATGGTCTTGTGCTGTGCCACTTAGAAATATTTGATGCAGCTGTTGAGCAATTAGATAAAGTACTCTCACAAAATCCTGAAAATACAGATGCACTGTATAATCGCGGATTAGCAGGCTATATGAAGACGGAAAATACAGAGGAAGCAATGCCGTATTTTGAACGTGCGATTGAAATTGATCCTAAACATTTATTAAGTCAACATGCGATTAAAATGTTCAAACAGCTTGATCAAGAGGAGGAATAA